One region of Gilliamella sp. ESL0405 genomic DNA includes:
- the rplN gene encoding 50S ribosomal protein L14, which translates to MIQEQTRLDVADNSGARSVMCIKVLGGSHRRYAAVGDIIKVTIKEAIPRGKVKKGDVLKAVVVRTRKGVRRPDGSVIRFDRNACVILNNNSEQPIGTRIFGPVTRELRSEKFMKIISLAPEVL; encoded by the coding sequence ATGATCCAAGAACAGACTAGGCTAGATGTTGCCGATAACTCTGGCGCACGTAGCGTAATGTGTATCAAGGTTCTCGGTGGATCGCACCGTCGTTATGCAGCGGTAGGTGATATCATCAAAGTTACCATTAAAGAAGCAATTCCACGTGGTAAAGTGAAAAAAGGTGATGTACTTAAAGCTGTTGTCGTGCGCACTAGAAAAGGTGTTCGTCGTCCTGATGGATCTGTCATTCGTTTCGATCGCAATGCTTGTGTTATTTTAAACAATAACAGTGAGCAACCGATTGGTACGCGTATTTTTGGACCGGTCACTCGTGAACTTCGTTCTGAGAAGTTTATGAAGATCATTTCATTAGCACCAGAAGTACTGTAA
- the rplX gene encoding 50S ribosomal protein L24 — protein MAAKIRREDEVIVLTGKDKGKRGKVRSVLSTGKVIVEGINLVKKHQKPVPALNQEGGIVEKEAAINVSNVAIFNPATGKADRVGFRIEDGKKVRFYKSTNELIN, from the coding sequence ATGGCAGCGAAAATCCGTCGAGAAGATGAAGTTATCGTGTTAACCGGTAAAGATAAAGGTAAACGCGGTAAAGTAAGAAGTGTTTTGTCTACTGGTAAAGTGATTGTTGAAGGTATCAATTTGGTGAAAAAACACCAAAAACCTGTACCTGCATTAAATCAAGAAGGTGGAATTGTTGAGAAAGAAGCAGCAATTAATGTTTCTAACGTCGCAATTTTTAACCCGGCTACAGGCAAAGCGGATCGCGTAGGCTTTCGTATTGAAGACGGTAAAAAAGTCCGTTTTTATAAGTCTACTAATGAATTAATCAATTAA
- the rplE gene encoding 50S ribosomal protein L5, giving the protein MAKLHDYYKAQVVNKLQEQFGYKSVMQVPRIEKITLNMGVGEAITDKKLLDNAVADLAAISGQKPLVTKARKSVAGFKIRQGYPIGCKVTLRGERMWEFFERLVYIALPRTRDFRGLSAKSFDGRGNYSMGVREQIVFPEIDYDKVDRVRGLDITITTTAQSDEEGRALLSAFNFPFRK; this is encoded by the coding sequence ATGGCGAAACTGCATGATTACTACAAAGCACAGGTAGTAAATAAACTGCAAGAACAGTTTGGCTACAAATCTGTCATGCAAGTCCCTCGGATCGAAAAGATCACCTTGAATATGGGTGTGGGTGAAGCAATTACTGATAAGAAATTATTAGATAATGCGGTTGCAGATTTAGCAGCAATCAGTGGTCAAAAACCACTTGTCACAAAAGCACGCAAATCAGTTGCTGGTTTTAAAATCCGTCAAGGGTATCCTATTGGTTGTAAAGTCACTTTACGTGGCGAACGTATGTGGGAATTTTTTGAACGTCTAGTTTATATTGCTCTTCCTCGTACTCGAGATTTTCGTGGTTTAAGCGCAAAATCTTTCGATGGTCGTGGTAACTATAGCATGGGTGTTCGTGAACAAATCGTTTTCCCTGAAATCGATTATGATAAAGTTGATCGTGTTCGTGGTTTAGATATTACTATCACCACTACTGCACAATCTGATGAAGAAGGCCGAGCTTTATTATCTGCCTTTAACTTCCCATTTCGTAAGTAA
- the rpsN gene encoding 30S ribosomal protein S14 — protein MAKQSMIERDKKRVKLAERYFAKRQELKAIISDLNASDEDRWNAVLKLQTLPRDSSPSRQRRRCRQTGRPHGVLRKFGLSRIKVRESAMRGEIPGLKKASW, from the coding sequence ATGGCTAAACAATCAATGATTGAACGCGATAAGAAACGCGTAAAGCTAGCAGAAAGATATTTTGCAAAGCGTCAAGAATTAAAAGCGATTATCTCTGATCTTAATGCATCAGATGAAGATCGTTGGAATGCAGTGCTTAAATTGCAAACGCTTCCTCGTGATTCTAGTCCATCACGTCAACGTCGTCGTTGTCGTCAAACAGGTCGTCCTCATGGCGTCCTTCGTAAGTTTGGTTTAAGCCGTATTAAGGTCCGTGAATCAGCCATGCGTGGTGAGATTCCAGGTCTTAAAAAGGCAAGTTGGTAA
- the rpsH gene encoding 30S ribosomal protein S8, with protein MSMQDPIADMLTRIRNGQAANKVAVTMPSSKLKVAIANVLKEEGYIGYFKVVGDTKPELEITLKYFQGKAVVESIKRVSRPGLRIYKRKDELPKVMAGLGIAVISTSKGVMTDRAARQAGLGGEIICYVA; from the coding sequence ATGAGCATGCAAGATCCTATAGCAGATATGTTGACCCGTATTCGTAACGGTCAAGCTGCGAATAAAGTTGCAGTCACCATGCCTTCCTCTAAGCTAAAAGTGGCAATTGCCAATGTGCTAAAAGAAGAAGGTTATATTGGGTACTTTAAAGTTGTTGGTGACACTAAGCCAGAATTGGAAATCACTTTAAAATATTTCCAAGGTAAAGCTGTAGTAGAAAGTATTAAACGTGTTAGCCGTCCAGGTTTACGTATTTATAAACGTAAAGACGAATTGCCAAAAGTAATGGCTGGACTAGGTATCGCAGTTATTTCTACTTCTAAAGGTGTTATGACTGATCGTGCAGCACGCCAAGCTGGTCTTGGTGGTGAAATTATCTGCTACGTAGCGTAA
- the rplF gene encoding 50S ribosomal protein L6, which translates to MSRVAKAPVVVPAGVEVKLNGQVITIKGKNGELSRTINKAVVINQEEGQIKFAPREGFADAWAQAGTARALINAMVVGVTEGFTKKLQLVGVGYRAQVKGNAIGLSLGYSHPIEHQLPAGVTAECPSQTEIVLKSADKQLIGQVAADIRAYRRPEPYKGKGVRYADEVVRTKEAKKK; encoded by the coding sequence ATGTCTCGTGTTGCAAAAGCACCTGTCGTTGTTCCTGCTGGCGTAGAGGTAAAACTCAATGGTCAGGTAATTACGATTAAAGGTAAAAATGGCGAGTTATCTCGTACAATTAATAAAGCTGTTGTAATTAATCAAGAAGAAGGTCAAATTAAATTTGCACCTCGTGAAGGTTTTGCTGATGCTTGGGCTCAAGCAGGTACAGCTCGCGCATTGATTAATGCAATGGTAGTTGGTGTTACTGAAGGTTTTACAAAAAAACTTCAGCTAGTTGGTGTCGGTTATCGTGCACAAGTTAAAGGTAATGCAATTGGTTTATCTCTTGGATATTCACATCCAATTGAACATCAATTACCTGCAGGTGTAACAGCTGAGTGTCCTTCTCAAACTGAAATCGTACTAAAAAGTGCTGATAAACAGTTAATCGGACAAGTAGCAGCAGATATCCGTGCTTATCGTCGTCCTGAACCTTATAAAGGTAAAGGTGTTCGTTACGCAGATGAAGTTGTGCGTACTAAAGAAGCTAAGAAAAAGTAA
- the rplR gene encoding 50S ribosomal protein L18: MDKKSARIRRATKARRKMHELLATRLVVHRTPRHIYAQIIAPNGSEVLAAASTLEKAISESLKYTGNKDAAAAVGKAIAERALAKDIKEVSFDRSGFQYHGRVQALADAAREAGLQF, from the coding sequence ATGGATAAGAAATCAGCTCGTATCCGTCGTGCAACTAAAGCGCGTCGTAAGATGCATGAACTACTTGCAACTCGCTTAGTAGTTCACCGTACTCCGCGTCATATTTATGCGCAGATTATCGCACCAAACGGATCAGAAGTACTGGCAGCCGCTTCTACATTAGAAAAAGCTATCAGTGAAAGTTTAAAATACACTGGAAACAAAGATGCAGCAGCAGCAGTTGGTAAAGCAATCGCAGAGCGTGCATTAGCGAAAGATATCAAAGAAGTTTCTTTTGATCGTTCGGGTTTCCAATATCATGGTCGAGTTCAGGCGCTAGCAGATGCTGCTCGCGAAGCTGGCCTACAGTTCTAA
- the rpsE gene encoding 30S ribosomal protein S5, translating to MSNIEKQAGELQEKLIAVNRVSKTVKGGRIFSFSALTVVGDGNGRVGFGYGKAREVPAAIQKAMEKARRNMINVALNNDTLQHPVKGAHTGSRVYMQPASEGTGIIAGGAMRAVLEVAGVRNVLAKAYGSTNPINVVRATIDGLENMKSPEMVAAKRGKTVEEILG from the coding sequence ATGTCAAACATCGAAAAACAAGCTGGTGAACTGCAGGAAAAATTAATCGCAGTTAACCGAGTTTCTAAAACCGTAAAAGGTGGTCGTATTTTTAGTTTTTCTGCACTAACTGTTGTTGGTGACGGTAACGGTCGCGTAGGTTTTGGATATGGTAAAGCACGTGAAGTGCCAGCAGCAATTCAAAAAGCAATGGAAAAAGCACGTCGCAATATGATCAATGTTGCTTTAAATAACGATACTTTACAGCATCCGGTTAAAGGTGCTCACACAGGTTCTCGTGTTTATATGCAACCAGCATCAGAAGGTACCGGTATTATCGCTGGTGGTGCGATGCGTGCAGTATTAGAAGTTGCCGGAGTTCGTAACGTTCTAGCTAAAGCATATGGTTCTACTAACCCAATTAATGTGGTTCGTGCAACAATCGATGGCTTAGAAAATATGAAATCACCTGAAATGGTTGCTGCTAAGCGTGGTAAAACCGTCGAAGAAATTTTGGGGTAA
- the rpmD gene encoding 50S ribosomal protein L30 yields the protein MAKTIKITQTRSSIGRLPKHKATLVGLGLRRIGHTVEREDTPAIRGMVNQVYYMVKVEE from the coding sequence ATGGCAAAAACAATTAAAATTACACAAACTCGTAGTTCAATTGGTCGCCTTCCGAAGCATAAAGCAACGTTAGTAGGTCTAGGATTACGTCGTATTGGTCATACTGTTGAGCGTGAGGACACTCCTGCTATTCGCGGTATGGTAAACCAAGTTTATTACATGGTTAAAGTTGAGGAGTAA
- the rplO gene encoding 50S ribosomal protein L15 translates to MRLNTLSPAEGSKHAPKRLGRGIGSGLGKTGTRGVKGQKSRSGGGVRRGFEGGQMPLYRRLPKFGFTSRKALVTAQVRLSDLMKVEGDIVDLNSLKVANVINSQIEYAKIMLSGEVTKPVTVRGIRVTKGAKAAIEAAGGKIEE, encoded by the coding sequence ATGCGTTTAAATACTTTATCTCCTGCTGAAGGTTCAAAGCATGCACCGAAACGTCTAGGTCGAGGAATCGGTTCTGGACTAGGTAAAACTGGTACTCGTGGTGTTAAAGGTCAAAAATCTCGTTCAGGTGGCGGCGTTCGTCGTGGCTTTGAAGGTGGTCAAATGCCTTTATATCGTCGTTTACCAAAATTTGGTTTTACCTCACGTAAAGCTCTAGTTACAGCTCAAGTTCGTCTTTCAGATTTAATGAAAGTCGAAGGTGATATTGTTGACCTAAATAGCTTAAAAGTTGCAAATGTGATCAATTCACAAATCGAATACGCTAAAATCATGTTATCTGGTGAAGTAACTAAACCAGTAACAGTTCGTGGAATTCGAGTAACTAAAGGTGCTAAAGCTGCAATTGAAGCTGCTGGCGGAAAAATTGAGGAATAA
- the secY gene encoding preprotein translocase subunit SecY, with product MAKQPGLDFQSTRGGSGELKRRLIFVLLALIVFRLGSYIPVPGIDTKALSDLLTQASTNGIVGMFNMFSGGALSRASIFALGIMPYISASIIVQLLTAISPKLAELKKEGESGRKKISQYTRYGTLALAIVQAVGIATGLPNIPGYGHVVINPGFSFYFIASVSLVTGTMFLMWLGEQITERGVGNGISIIIFAGIVAGLPHAIYETIEQARSGSLHPILLLVVAALVVGVTYFVVFVERGQRRIVVNYAQRQQGRRVYAAQSTHLPLKINMAGVIPAIFASTIVMLPSMMASWFQGNGEGWRYIFVLIGQYFSHDQPLYIIFFAVAIIFFCFFYTALVFNPRETADQLKKSGAFIPGIRPGEQTSKYIDKVMTRLTLIGAIYITFVCLVPMFMTSAMKVPVQFGGTSLLIVVVVIMDFMAQVQTLMMPNRYESVLKKANLKGYGR from the coding sequence ATGGCAAAGCAACCAGGATTAGATTTTCAAAGTACACGAGGTGGTAGTGGTGAGCTTAAAAGACGTTTAATATTTGTGCTTTTAGCGCTTATTGTTTTTCGTCTTGGTTCTTACATTCCCGTTCCTGGTATTGATACTAAAGCGTTATCGGACTTACTGACACAAGCATCAACTAATGGTATTGTGGGTATGTTCAATATGTTCTCTGGTGGTGCTTTAAGCCGTGCTTCAATCTTTGCTTTAGGGATAATGCCTTATATTTCTGCATCAATTATTGTGCAGTTATTAACAGCAATTAGCCCTAAACTAGCAGAATTGAAGAAAGAAGGTGAATCAGGTCGTAAAAAAATTAGTCAGTATACACGTTATGGAACATTAGCTTTAGCGATTGTACAGGCAGTTGGTATTGCGACTGGTTTACCGAATATTCCAGGTTATGGTCACGTGGTGATCAACCCAGGATTTTCTTTCTATTTTATTGCATCGGTTAGCTTAGTTACTGGCACTATGTTTCTTATGTGGTTAGGTGAGCAGATCACAGAACGAGGTGTAGGTAATGGTATTTCTATCATTATCTTTGCTGGTATTGTGGCAGGTCTTCCTCATGCAATATATGAAACAATTGAACAAGCTCGTTCTGGTTCATTGCATCCGATTTTATTATTAGTGGTCGCAGCGTTAGTGGTTGGTGTGACTTATTTTGTTGTCTTTGTCGAACGTGGTCAACGACGTATTGTTGTTAACTATGCGCAACGTCAACAAGGTCGCCGTGTGTATGCCGCACAAAGTACACATTTACCATTAAAAATTAATATGGCAGGGGTTATTCCTGCAATATTTGCTTCAACAATTGTAATGTTACCATCTATGATGGCTTCTTGGTTCCAAGGAAATGGTGAAGGATGGCGATATATTTTTGTTCTTATTGGACAATATTTTTCCCATGATCAACCGTTATACATTATCTTTTTTGCGGTAGCGATTATCTTCTTCTGTTTCTTCTATACGGCATTGGTTTTCAATCCGAGAGAGACAGCAGATCAATTAAAAAAATCAGGTGCATTCATTCCAGGTATCCGTCCGGGTGAACAAACATCTAAGTATATTGACAAAGTAATGACACGTTTAACGCTAATTGGCGCTATCTACATTACTTTTGTATGTTTGGTACCAATGTTTATGACAAGTGCGATGAAAGTTCCTGTCCAATTCGGTGGAACATCTTTATTAATTGTGGTTGTTGTAATCATGGATTTTATGGCACAAGTACAGACTTTAATGATGCCAAATCGTTATGAGTCAGTGTTAAAGAAAGCGAATCTTAAAGGCTACGGCCGATAA
- the rpmJ gene encoding 50S ribosomal protein L36 gives MKVRASVKKLCRNCKIIKRNGIVRVICVEGKHKQRQG, from the coding sequence ATGAAAGTTCGTGCTTCAGTCAAGAAATTATGCAGAAATTGTAAAATCATCAAACGTAATGGCATTGTTCGTGTTATTTGCGTTGAAGGTAAACATAAACAACGTCAAGGTTAA
- the rpsM gene encoding 30S ribosomal protein S13, whose protein sequence is MARIAGINIPDQQHTVIALQAIYGIGNTRAKTICAQAGIPEHVKIRELSEDQIEKLREEVAKFTVEGDLRREVTMSIKRLLDLGCYRGMRHRRGLPVRGQRTKTNARTRKGPRKPIKK, encoded by the coding sequence GTGGCCCGTATAGCAGGCATTAACATTCCTGATCAACAACATACAGTAATTGCGTTACAAGCAATTTATGGTATCGGTAATACTCGCGCTAAGACAATTTGTGCTCAAGCGGGTATTCCTGAACATGTTAAGATCAGAGAACTATCTGAAGATCAGATTGAAAAGTTACGTGAAGAAGTCGCTAAATTCACTGTAGAAGGTGATTTACGTCGTGAAGTAACTATGAGTATCAAGCGTTTATTAGACCTTGGTTGTTATCGTGGCATGCGTCATCGTCGTGGACTTCCAGTCCGTGGTCAACGCACTAAGACTAACGCTCGTACCCGTAAGGGACCGCGTAAGCCAATCAAGAAATAA
- the rpsK gene encoding 30S ribosomal protein S11, with amino-acid sequence MAKTPVRTRKRVKKQVSDGIAHIHASFNNTIVTITDRQGNALGWATAGGSGFRGSRKSTPFAAQVAAERCAEAVKDYGIKNLEVMVKGPGPGRESTIRALNAAGYRITNITDVTPIPHNGCRPPKKRRV; translated from the coding sequence ATGGCAAAGACACCTGTTCGTACACGTAAACGTGTTAAAAAGCAAGTTTCTGATGGTATAGCTCATATTCATGCATCATTTAACAATACAATCGTAACTATTACCGATCGTCAAGGTAATGCGTTGGGTTGGGCAACCGCTGGTGGTTCTGGTTTCCGTGGCTCTCGTAAGTCAACTCCGTTCGCAGCTCAAGTAGCCGCAGAGCGTTGTGCAGAAGCCGTAAAAGACTACGGAATTAAGAATCTGGAAGTTATGGTAAAAGGACCTGGTCCTGGTCGTGAGTCAACAATTCGTGCATTAAATGCTGCGGGTTATCGCATCACTAACATTACTGATGTTACTCCGATTCCTCATAACGGTTGTCGTCCACCAAAGAAACGTCGTGTTTAA
- the rpsD gene encoding 30S ribosomal protein S4: protein MARYLGPKLKLSRREGTDLFLKSGVRAVDSKCKLEQAPGQHGARKPRLSDYGVQLREKQKVRRIYGILERQFRNYYKNAARIKGNTGENLLALLERRLDNVVYRMGFGATRAEARQLVSHKAVLVNGHVVNIASYQVSPEDVISVREKSKKQARIKAALELAEQREKPTWLEVDASKMEGVFKRLPERSDLSADINEHLIVELYSK from the coding sequence ATGGCAAGATATTTGGGACCAAAGCTCAAATTAAGTCGTCGTGAAGGTACAGATTTATTCCTTAAGTCTGGCGTCCGAGCGGTTGACAGTAAATGTAAGTTAGAACAAGCTCCTGGACAACATGGTGCGCGTAAACCGCGTTTATCAGATTATGGTGTTCAGTTACGTGAAAAACAAAAAGTTAGACGTATTTATGGAATTTTAGAACGTCAATTCCGTAATTACTATAAAAATGCAGCACGCATTAAAGGCAATACTGGTGAAAACCTACTTGCGCTTTTAGAGCGTCGCTTAGATAACGTTGTTTATCGTATGGGATTCGGTGCAACTCGTGCTGAAGCTCGTCAATTAGTTAGTCATAAAGCTGTTCTTGTTAATGGTCACGTTGTTAACATCGCATCTTATCAAGTTTCACCTGAAGATGTGATTAGTGTTCGTGAGAAATCTAAAAAACAAGCACGTATTAAAGCCGCTTTAGAGTTAGCTGAACAACGTGAAAAACCAACATGGTTAGAAGTTGATGCTAGCAAAATGGAAGGCGTATTCAAACGCTTACCAGAACGTTCAGATTTATCTGCTGACATCAACGAACATTTGATCGTCGAACTTTACTCTAAGTAA
- the rpoA gene encoding DNA-directed RNA polymerase subunit alpha produces MQGSVTEFLKPHLVDVVQYSQTHAKVTLEPLERGFGHTLGNALRRILLSSMPGYAVTEVEIDGVLHEYSTKEGVQEDVLDILLNLKKLAVRVHNKDDVMLTLNKSGIGAVTASDITHDGDVEIVNPDLVICHLTDANASISMRIRVQRGRGYVPASARVKSEDEERPIGRLLVDACYSPVERIAYSVDAARVEQRTDLDKLVIDMETNGTIDPEESIRRASTILAEQLEAFVDLRDVRQPEVKEDKPEFDPILLRPVDDLELTVRSANCLKAEAVHYIGDLVQRTEVELLKTPNLGKKSLTEIKDVLASRGLSLGMRLENWPPASIVED; encoded by the coding sequence ATGCAGGGTTCTGTAACAGAGTTTTTAAAACCTCACCTAGTTGATGTTGTTCAATACAGTCAAACTCACGCCAAAGTGACTTTAGAGCCGCTTGAACGTGGTTTTGGCCATACTTTAGGTAATGCACTACGCCGCATTTTATTATCATCAATGCCTGGATATGCAGTGACCGAAGTTGAAATTGACGGTGTTCTGCATGAGTACAGTACTAAAGAAGGCGTTCAAGAAGATGTACTTGATATTCTGCTTAATTTGAAAAAATTAGCAGTGCGTGTACATAATAAAGATGATGTAATGCTAACCTTAAATAAATCAGGTATTGGTGCAGTAACTGCATCGGATATCACTCATGACGGTGATGTTGAAATTGTTAATCCTGATTTAGTAATTTGTCATCTAACTGATGCAAATGCTTCAATTAGTATGCGTATTCGTGTGCAACGAGGACGTGGTTATGTCCCTGCTTCTGCTCGCGTTAAGTCAGAAGATGAAGAGCGACCAATCGGTCGTTTATTAGTCGATGCATGTTATAGTCCTGTCGAGCGCATTGCGTATTCTGTTGATGCCGCTCGTGTGGAACAACGTACCGATTTAGATAAACTGGTTATCGATATGGAAACCAATGGTACTATCGACCCAGAAGAATCTATTCGTCGCGCATCAACTATTTTGGCTGAACAACTTGAAGCTTTCGTTGATTTACGCGATGTACGTCAACCTGAAGTGAAAGAAGATAAACCGGAATTTGATCCAATCCTTCTACGACCAGTAGATGACTTGGAATTAACTGTTCGGTCTGCTAATTGCTTAAAAGCAGAAGCAGTTCATTATATTGGTGATTTAGTACAACGTACTGAAGTTGAGTTACTTAAAACCCCTAATCTTGGTAAGAAATCACTTACTGAAATTAAGGATGTACTCGCATCTCGTGGTTTATCTTTAGGCATGCGTCTTGAGAACTGGCCACCAGCAAGTATTGTTGAAGACTAA
- the rplQ gene encoding 50S ribosomal protein L17, with product MRHRKSGRQLNRNSSHRQAMFRNMTSSLVEHEIIKTTLPKAKELRRVVEPLITLAKSDSVANRRLAFARIRDKDTVKKLFSDLGPRFATRPGGYVRILKCGFRDGDNAPMAYIELVDRPAVEAEATAE from the coding sequence ATGCGCCATCGTAAAAGTGGTCGTCAACTGAACCGAAATAGCAGCCATCGTCAAGCAATGTTTCGTAACATGACAAGTTCACTTGTTGAACATGAAATCATCAAAACTACATTGCCTAAAGCAAAAGAGTTGCGTCGTGTTGTTGAACCGTTAATTACGCTAGCCAAAAGCGATAGCGTAGCTAATCGCCGTTTGGCTTTCGCTCGTATCCGTGATAAAGATACAGTGAAAAAATTATTTTCAGATTTAGGCCCACGTTTTGCTACCCGCCCAGGTGGTTATGTACGTATTTTAAAATGTGGTTTCCGTGACGGAGATAATGCCCCAATGGCTTATATCGAATTAGTTGATCGCCCTGCTGTTGAAGCAGAAGCTACAGCTGAATAA
- a CDS encoding DMT family transporter, with the protein MIDLKRNGEWILVLVTILAAFGWVCSKQAILAMPPLAFMAIRFLSASILLIPVCFYTHQGIAFTNIPKAVFAGVLQATNTIFWILAISLGGQLGEGSFIMSLSVLMAPIVGWLFFKEKPLSIFWISLPVAVIGLAFLSLSNGWQTNINQLWFFTSAFAQAIFFIFNSRFVQKIAILPLITIQLFCTGFCCLILSILFETWPTTVSYITVGWIIGSIFVATILRWALQLLGQKYVPVGNAAIIMILEPIFTTIAGIIIYDEPMSWTKWIGCLLILISLLIYRGYVFIRTRRSSLYDVEQRSDTSKP; encoded by the coding sequence ATGATAGATCTCAAACGCAATGGTGAATGGATTTTAGTTCTGGTAACCATCTTAGCGGCATTTGGTTGGGTATGCTCTAAACAAGCTATATTAGCAATGCCACCACTGGCATTTATGGCTATCCGCTTTTTATCCGCTTCCATTCTTTTAATCCCCGTATGTTTCTACACGCATCAAGGTATTGCGTTTACCAATATTCCCAAAGCAGTATTTGCCGGCGTTTTACAGGCGACTAATACTATATTTTGGATTTTAGCAATAAGCCTTGGCGGACAACTTGGTGAAGGCTCTTTTATTATGAGCTTGTCAGTATTAATGGCGCCTATTGTCGGTTGGTTGTTCTTTAAAGAAAAACCTTTATCTATCTTTTGGATTTCGTTACCTGTTGCTGTGATTGGGCTAGCTTTTCTGAGTCTATCCAATGGGTGGCAGACGAATATCAATCAACTGTGGTTTTTTACCTCGGCCTTTGCTCAAGCAATATTTTTTATTTTTAACAGCCGTTTTGTACAAAAAATTGCTATTTTGCCACTCATTACCATTCAACTATTTTGTACCGGTTTTTGCTGTCTGATACTTTCTATCTTGTTTGAAACTTGGCCGACTACCGTCAGTTATATAACTGTTGGCTGGATCATCGGTAGTATATTTGTTGCCACTATTCTACGTTGGGCGTTACAGCTTTTAGGGCAAAAATATGTACCGGTGGGTAATGCCGCAATTATTATGATTTTAGAGCCTATTTTTACCACCATTGCAGGGATTATCATTTATGATGAGCCAATGTCTTGGACTAAGTGGATAGGTTGCTTGCTTATTCTCATATCATTGCTAATTTATCGTGGATATGTCTTTATCCGCACCCGCCGTTCAAGCTTATACGATGTAGAACAGCGCTCAGATACATCTAAACCTTAA
- a CDS encoding SlyX family protein has translation MNQQLELLETKVAFQEITIEELNQMVTHLQADISKLKEQLTLLSQKLQAAQTSNIASLSEETKPPHY, from the coding sequence ATGAATCAACAATTAGAATTGCTCGAAACGAAAGTTGCCTTTCAAGAGATCACCATTGAAGAACTTAATCAAATGGTTACCCATCTTCAAGCTGATATAAGTAAGTTAAAAGAGCAATTAACGTTATTATCACAAAAACTACAAGCCGCACAGACATCAAATATTGCCAGTCTGTCAGAAGAGACTAAACCACCCCATTACTAA
- the radC gene encoding DNA repair protein RadC, giving the protein MSVPVPTLMPREKLLKYGVEILSDAELLAIFLRTGTRKLPVLELSQKLLNEFGSFYNLMNASHKDFCHKHGVGTATYTQLQAVVELSHRYLKVKMTNENPLTSPTLTHHYLASRLANKDREVFMVIFLDNQNHVITSEEMFTGTYNCVEVHPREVARRALQHNAAAIILAHNHPAGIATPSQADLIVTKKVGQACELIDIRVIDHIVIGKGEYVSFAQRGWI; this is encoded by the coding sequence ATGTCAGTGCCCGTTCCAACATTAATGCCTCGTGAAAAGCTATTAAAATACGGTGTTGAAATATTAAGTGATGCAGAACTACTTGCAATATTTTTACGTACCGGCACCCGTAAATTACCAGTTTTAGAGTTATCACAAAAACTGTTAAATGAATTTGGCTCGTTCTATAACCTCATGAATGCAAGCCACAAAGACTTTTGCCACAAACATGGGGTAGGTACCGCAACCTATACACAGTTACAAGCAGTTGTTGAACTATCTCATCGCTATCTTAAAGTGAAAATGACAAACGAAAATCCGCTGACTTCGCCAACATTAACCCATCACTATTTGGCAAGTCGTCTCGCAAATAAAGATCGAGAAGTTTTTATGGTGATATTTTTAGATAATCAAAATCACGTTATCACCTCAGAGGAGATGTTTACCGGTACCTATAATTGTGTTGAAGTGCATCCTCGTGAAGTGGCTAGACGAGCATTACAACACAACGCGGCGGCAATCATTTTAGCGCATAATCATCCGGCTGGTATAGCCACGCCAAGTCAAGCTGATCTTATTGTCACAAAAAAGGTAGGGCAAGCTTGTGAGTTAATTGATATTCGGGTAATCGATCATATTGTCATTGGGAAAGGTGAATACGTTTCTTTTGCACAACGAGGATGGATTTAA